The Pleurodeles waltl isolate 20211129_DDA chromosome 7, aPleWal1.hap1.20221129, whole genome shotgun sequence genome includes a region encoding these proteins:
- the DCTPP1 gene encoding dCTP pyrophosphatase 1 encodes MMDKGTALDGIMQNGEVIEKGAESLNGATESRRNGFTFSDSPSLEEIRQRQADFTDERDWNQFHKPRNLLLAMVGEVGEVAEHFQWRGEVAEGLPDWTDKEREDLSHELSDVLIYLVELAEKCHVDLPRAVLTKMALNAQKYPAGKVHGSAKKYTEYRD; translated from the exons ATGATGGACAAAGGAACAGCCTTGGACGGAATAATGCAGAATGGGGAGGTTATTGAAAAGGGTGCGGAAAGTCTCAATGGTGCAACGGAGTCTAGACGTAACGGATTCACCTTCAGCGACTCTCCGTCTTTGGAGGAAAT CCGACAGCGACAAGCCGACTTCACAGATGAAAGGGACTGGAACCAGTTTCACAAGCCCCGAAACCTGCTGCTTGCCATGGTGGGTGAGGTGGGAGAGGTTGCCGAGCACTT CCAGTGGAGAGGAGAGGTCGCTGAAGGCCTTCCAGACTGGACTGATAAGGAGAGGGAAGACCTCTCCCACGAGCTGAGTGATGTTCTCATCTACCTTGTGGAGCTTGCTGAGAAGTGCCATGTGGACTTGCCTCGGGCTGTGCTGACCAAGATGGCGCTTAATGCCCAAAAGTACCCAGCTGGCAAAGTACACGGCTCTGCCAAGAAATACACAGAGTACAGAGACTGA